The Mytilus trossulus isolate FHL-02 chromosome 3, PNRI_Mtr1.1.1.hap1, whole genome shotgun sequence genome contains a region encoding:
- the LOC134709245 gene encoding uncharacterized protein LOC134709245 has protein sequence MGNSESIPEIVIYVWVPRDGNIIGHASMTLSDETHISWWPDNKDEDEIKDFRENVRAETVCNYEVDKIWQNRDADHIIRFRKGDLDEDDIKEWWDDFKSNRTYHLLTNNCCNAVYDALNAGGATDIVGGHLPNIPHPNAVRRYAETLREAVQQRNH, from the exons ATGGGAAATTCTGAAAGTATCCCGGAAATTGTGATTTATGTATGGGTACCACGAGATGGAAATATAATTGGTCACGCTTCTATGACTCTAAGTGATGAGACCCATATCAGTTGGTGGCCTGATAATAAGGATGAAGATGAAATAAAAGACTTTAGG GAAAACGTTAGAGCAGAAACAGTTTGCAATTATGAGGTCGATAAGATTTGGCAAAACAGGGATGCAGATCACATTATAAGATTCAGAAAAGGTGATCTGGACGAAGACGACATTAAAGAATGGTGGGATGACTTCAAAAGTAATCGAACATACCATCTGTTGACTAATAATTGCTGTAATGCTGTGTATGATGCTTTAAATGCTGGAGGTGCAACTGACATTGTGGGTGGTCATCTGCCTAACATACCACATCCAAATGCTGTAAGACGATATGCAGAAACGCTACGAGAGGCCGTGCAACAACGCAACCATTAA
- the LOC134710200 gene encoding dynein light chain Tctex-type 5-B-like, whose product METKGLSAEVLKAHNANVKKTLPNMGPPPKSLWGAMAPKDKQSDSSSKVSSVLVKDRFSRLRTKLKMHNMMGGSFTRSKAGSEIVPRGIKALENTYRMEPPESSKFNPDRTNQIITSTFDNYLKDRKYDPKTFPQLCKTLADLLKERVKATGPKRFKIVTSVSILENKEQCAVCASRCIWDTSVDNFSTVTYNGQDFSAIGSVFALYYE is encoded by the coding sequence ATGGAGACCAAAGGTTTGAGTGCAGAGGTTTTAAAAGCCCACAACGCAAACGTCAAGAAGACATTGCCAAACATGGGTCCACCGCCGAAGTCTCTATGGGGAGCAATGGCTCCAAAAGACAAGCAGTCCGATTCTAGCAGCAAGGTGTCGTCTGTTCTGGTCAAAGATAGATTTTCCAGACTCCGGACTAAGTTGAAAATGCATAACATGATGGGCGGGTCATTTACAAGGAGTAAAGCCGGATCGGAGATAGTTCCAAGAGGAATTAAAGCATTAGAAAATACATACCGAATGGAACCGCCTGAATCGTCAAAGTTCAACCCGGATAGAACTAATCAGATCATTACCTCGACTTTCGACAATTATTTGAAGGACAGAAAATACGATCCTAAAACATTCCCACAACTGTGCAAAACTTTGGCGGATTTATTAAAGGAGAGAGTGAAGGCAACAGGCCCAAAACGATTTAAAATTGTAACCTCCGTATCCATTTTGGAAAATAAAGAACAGTGTGCCGTTTGTGCCAGCAGGTGTATCTGGGATACATCAGTTGACAATTTCTCAACAGTAACCTATAACGGACAAGATTTCTCAGCGATCGGATCAGTTTTTGCGTTATATTACGAGTAG